Below is a window of Humulus lupulus chromosome 9, drHumLupu1.1, whole genome shotgun sequence DNA.
TACATGCTACTCTCCACAGAGAGATGGAAGCAAGTGGTTTCAGTGGGCCAATTCCTCCTAGTATTTCTACCTTGGCAAACTTAACGCAATTGTAAGTTCTTTTTCATTCTCTACTTTTCTCTGTCTCCTTTAGATCTATGCAATCTTTGTGATGAGGCAGTCTTTGCAGAAGAATAACTGACTTAAATGGGGAGAACTCGTCAGATTTTCCCGACTTGAGTAAAATGACAAAACTTTCTATGTTGTAAGCTCCATATATACATAAACTTTTGTGATGGAACTCAAcctaatatttgattattttttaaattattggaCCATGTTTGAAATTGCAGGACAATGAGGAGCTGTAATTTAAGAGGAAATATCCCTCAATATATTCTTAATTTGGGAAGGCTAATTGTCTTGTAATTGTTCGATTATTCTCTTGTCAAATTTTCTATTCCTATATGCCATGACGCGACAGACATCTAAGATCTTTATTTTGCAGGGATCTTAGCTTTAATAAACTAGAAGGGCCACTTCCAAATTTTCAAGAATTACCTTTGCGTTATATGTAAGTGACTCAAAAATGTGTAGGCAGAAACGATCAAGGAAGGACCTTACAACATCTTAAATACTTCATTGgtgccctttttttttttttattactctTTTCTTTATAATTAAACTACTCCTTCTCTTATGCTATGGTGTTGCATATTGAATAGATATTTAACAAGTAACTTACTCAGTGGGCCTATTCCAGCGTGGATGAACATAATCCAAGGTGCACCCATGTAAGTTACCAATGctatgttttacaaaaatgtGTAAACCAAACCAAAATTACCAAGAAGAATGATGACCTACAAACCCCAACTCTAAGCTCACTCTTTAACAGAAGATGTAACAAAGAAGATAATTTTGCCAATACAAAAACAAAGTCACTTAAAAATATTTAGCTAATGATGAAGTTTCTTACTATGTTCAGGAACATAGATATATCTTACAATAACTTTTCGGAGATATCTGAACCATCAACTTGTCAAGATAATTTGTAAGAgttccttcctttctttctttcatttATTTCCATATTCATTGCACCAtaagcatttttttttttgaaaaagagacaGAGGTCAAAGACTGACCTCAACTCAAATAAATGAAAACCCTCACTTGTGGCGGAGGAAAACCGTGGTTACAAGAAACAACAAaacagccaaaaaaaaaaaaaccaccacTAACCCcaacaacaaaaattaaatccaGAAGTTGCCCTAATCTCTAATAAGGTCAGAAAAGGGAACCCCTCAAAAAATTTGTTTCTATACACCCAAGTAGCCACCCAAAATTTTATCTTATCCCAAATAGTCTCAACAGAATTAGACATATCATCGAACAGTCTTTTATTTCTCTCCAGCCATAATGACCAAAAAGTTGCCAACACGGTGGTTTGCCAAAGACGTGAAACTCGCTTGCCGCCCCTTAACTTAGTGAGAAACAATTGAGAACAGTTAGAGGGCATACACCAAAGAATACCAAACTCCGCTAAGACTTACTGCACCATAAGCATTTCACAATTGAATATATTTGTgtcttaacttttttttttgttttgatcaGCAATCACTTTCAGAGCACATCTGGTCATGAAAACAGCTCGTAAGCTTTAACAAACAATTGAAACAAGAATAACAATAgttttgattatgattatgattataccTTATACTAATTCTTGCTTTGAATATGATTAATGTAGAACGCTCAGCAAGTGCTTGGCTCCATGTTCAAAAGGTAAAAAAAACCATTCATTGTGTTGACTAAAAACCATTTCTTTTGTATATTTTTAACCAACATTGTTTGATCTTTGATGTGTAGATTATTATTCATTGCATATAAATTGTGGTGGAAAAGAAACTACCATTGGAGGCATAAAGTATGAAGGGGATGAGAAATTTGTAGGTCCTGCAAATTTATTCCATAACTCAGCCAACACTTGGGGATTTAGCAACACCGGTCATTTCATTGTTTCAGAATATACAGGGACAGAATATATAGTAAATAATGTATCTGAATTAAGAATGAAGAACTCTGAGCTCTACACAACTGCACGCATCTCACCTCTTTCTCTAACTTATTTTGCTCGTTGCTTAAGAAATGGAAATTACACCGTGAAACTACACTTTGCAGAGATAGTATTTGGAAACAACAGATCTTATGAGAGTGTTGGAAGACGAGTATTTGATGTTTATGTTCAGGTAGTTTAATCATTATGCTACTTAATGCAGCTTGTGAACTTATGTTTTACTGAGTTTAGTAAGTTATTATAGGGAAAACAGGAGTTGCCAGATTTCAACATTAAAgaggaagctaaaggagttgATAAGGAATTTATCAAAGTAATTAACGCAGTTGTTGTGAGTCATAACACATTGGAGATCCGCCTCCAATGGACGGGGAAAGGGACAAGGAATGTTCCAAAGCTAGGAAAATATGGGTCTTTAATATCAGCTATCTCAATAGAATCTGGTAATTAAGTAACACACAATTGTGTATGTTTTTAAATATGATGAAATTAACGTATAATTGATATTCTTTTTGTTCGTCTTTATTACTTATTATATCACATTTTGTAGATTTCAAACCCCCAACGAACAAAACAAAAAAGTTCATCATTATTGGACTTGTTTCCGCGCTTTGCCTTCTTTTCATAGCTTTATGTATTCTTTGGTGGAAGTGCTATTTTGAAAGCAAGGAATCAAGGGATGAaggtaaataattaataatatatatataatttcataAACTTTGTAATGGTAGAAAATAgaatagttttattttaatttcattgCCACACTAGTTGCTTTACCTTTCTTGATAATGTTCAATGAAACAGTTCTGAGAGGATTAGATCTACAAACTGGTTTCTTTACCTTTAAACAAATTAAAGTTGCCACTAACAACTTCGATGCTGCAAATAAAATCGGAGAAGGTGGATTCGGATCAGTCTACAAGGTTTCTTAAAGTTGATTTTACATGAAGCATTGACATTTGAAGTTGATGGTAGAATGAAATACATGTCATGTTTTTTTATTACAGGGTGTGCTGTTAGATGGCACAATTATTGCAGTTAAGCAACTTTCTTCTCAATCAAAGCAAGGGAATCGAGAATTCATAAACGAAATAGGCATGATTTCTGCTTTACAACACCCAAATCTTGTCAAATTGTTTGGTTGTTGTATTGAAGGAAAGCAACTGTTGCTAGTTTATGAATATATGGAGAACAATAGCCTTGCCAATTCTCTATTTGGTAAGCTTATTATATTCTATTTATGTTTCCTTTTCTATGGCTACAAACTACACTGCTAAGTTATGATAAATTCATTGATTATATATGAAAGGTCCTGAAGGAGGTCAGCTGAAATTAGACTGGAATACAAGACAGAGAATATGTATAGGCATTGCAAGAGGTCTTGCTTTCCTACACGAGGAGTCAACAATAAAAATTGTACATAGGGACATCAAATCCACAAATATACTACTAGATAGGGACCTTACCCCAAAAATATCTGACTTTGGTTTGGCCAAACTAAATGAAGAGGAAAATACCCACATTAGCACCAGAGTTGCTGGAACTATGTGAGTTATACTAATCATTTATTCCAACTAATAGTTACTACTGAAACCATTTAACATGTATATTTAACTAAACTTTTTAATGATTGATTGTTGTTATTGCAGAGGATATATGGCCCCAGAGTATGCATTATGGGGTTACTTAACTGATAAAGCAGATGTATATAGTTTTGGAGTTCTGGCTATGGAAATTGTGGCTGGGAAAAGCAACATGAGATATCGTCCAGATGAAAACTTTGTTTGCCTTCTAGATTGGGTAACACACAACTTCATATAATCAATTTCTTAACTTTGTTGTTTTTTTTCTACTGCATTTTGGTAATGATGCAATCTTATTTATATGCTTGTTGAAGGCTATTTTCTTACAACAAAAGGGAGATATAATGGAGCTGGTGGATCCAAAGTTGGAGTCAAAATTCAAAAAAGAAGAGGCAAAAAGAATGATCAAGGTAGCTCTATTGTGCACAAATCCATCACCTTCACTTCGCCCCACCATGTCATCTGTAGTGACCATGCTTGAAGGCCGAACTACCATCCCTGAACTAGTCATGGATTCAAGTATTCTTGATGATCCATTCAGGTTCACCGGGTTGCGAGACAAGCTTGATCAGATTTCACAACAAGCCTCTAGTAAATCTCATAGCCTTCTTGCTCAGTCGTCTAACTCATCATCAATGTGCATTGATTCTTGCTCTGCATGATCTCTTTATTTTTAGTGAACAGGTCTCTTCTTTTTTAGTGTTTTTCCATATAGTTATATGTCTATATATATTCAGGTCGTAAGTTCAATTGTGCACTAGAATTCGTAGCAAACAATAAAAGAAACTTATATCCTTgtatgattgtattattcattTCCTTAATTAATATGGCGATAAGTGTTGTCCCTAAGTCATTCATGTTTAGAATGAGTCCTTTAttattgaaataaatattttgtaaCAAGAATATTTGGTACGCCTAACAAAGTTTCTGCTATTGAATTTTATGGATGATAGTCATTGAGTACGGCACATATTTTTAATCATAATTTTTTGGCTCCTagaactcctcaacaaaatggtgttgtagAAAGAAAGAATAGGATTATTCAAAAAATGGCTAGGTCAATGTTAAATGAAAATACTTTTGGGCCGAGGCCATCAACACCTCTTGTTGTATTTTACATAGATTTTTTATTAGACCTCAAATGAATAAAACTCCCTATGAATTTTGGAGAGGTAGAAAACCAAACTTTAGTTATTTTAGAGTTTTTGGGTGcaaatgttttattttgaatACCAAATATAACTTTGATGCAAAATTTAATATTGCTATTTTTATCGGTTATTCTCTCACTAGCAAAGCATATCGTGTTTATAATAAAAGAACTAATGTGGCAGAAGAATCAATACATGTTGCATTTGATGAGACTAACTTGCCTAGAATGAAAGAAaatgtagatgatgatgttgtaGGTTTGGAAGATGAGGTTCGAAAGCTCAATCTTGGAGAAACTTCCAAAGCACCCTCTCAATCCTCAAAAGAGGAAACATCTATggaaaaggtaaatgaaagcaAATTTGCACGTCTCCCATGTGGCAAACTTCCAAAACATCCCATGTGGCACGTCTctccaggggagacgttagatgtcaggcacgtcttcccaggggagacgtcagATGCTCTTACAAgtctgatattttataaataaataattttatattcatatttttcaattaacgtctcccaccacttttaatgacttaccttggtagtcatcaacaataacttttaatgacttacaccattagactttaaatatccctgaatacttttaatgacttacaccattggtgtaagtcattatagagagtcattaaaagtgaaaattgttgtagtgaaatGTATGAATTCTAACCTTAATTCTAGGTGGAAATACCAAAATGCTCATCCTAAAGACTTAATTCTAGGTGATCTTTCTCAAGGTGTCACAACTAGAGCCTCCCGTAGGAATATATGTAATAATACGGCTTTTATTTATCAAATTGAACCTAAAAACTTTAAAGAAGTCGAGCATAATGAGTTTTGCCTATTGGCTATGTAAGAAAAACTTAATCAATTTGAAAGAAATGATGTCTGGGAGTTAGTTCCAAAACCGTCACATCAATCGGTTATTGGAACCAAATGGGCATTTAGAAATAAGCTAGATGAGCATGAGATTATTGTGCGTAACAATGCTAGATTAGTGGCCCAAGGACTATGTGAGGAAACCTTTGCCCCCGTAGCAAGATTAAAATCCATTAGAATGTTATTAACTTTTGCATGCCACAAGAACTTTGtcttgtatcaaatggatgttaaaagtgCATTCTTAAATGGATACATTTTAGAAGAAGTTTATGTCTTACAACCCCCGGCTTTCAAAATCACAAACACCCAAACCACGTTTTGAAATTAAAAAATGCTTTGTATGGTTTAAATGTAATATCCGCATTTACATTAAATTTGCGACCGATATGAGAGAGTTGCCCTCGGAAAATAATACTAAATTGAACTTTGATGTATGTGTAATGAGTTTGTCAAACCTACCACAAGAAGATTTACAAACATGTATGCtataaactttttaaaaagtataTGACATCCACGCTATGTATTTGATTTTGTGTTATTATGTAGGATATTAAGACATGCACTTATTTGTGCTCATTTTTCCAATATTGACCGAATAATTAATTACAATAAATATGAAGATTTGGTCAATAGAGTGTTTGGTAGATGTCAAGAGTTTCTGGGTCATGCATGCATGTACATACTACATACTTGTGACCATTaaatattcatataaatatatatttataaataatgtaTAAAGAGAAGAATtgcatatttatattaattatctTAGACCAAGCAGGTGTAATAATTGAACGAAGACGCTATACAATGGGGTTcaacttgaattttttttatcttattttcaaggggaaagaaataacataaatatctaatttgaatataGTATTGTAATTTGGTTTATTAAGACGTAGTATAATGCTATTGATATAATTTAATGTTGGATttcacaaattttaattttaaattaagatATATAATATCCAATATTAATCTACACTAATAACATTAGGTTGAATAAAAAGTGAGTGGGCCCATACACATTAGTAATACTCATTTGAATGTGTACGTAAAGGGTATCGATGTGACTTATTAATATTGGCATATTATCATTTTAGGTTAAATTATTGTTCACATTTGATATCATAATTTATTAGGCTAACATTTAGGGTATGTTTCAACGTCAATGTGTATTTGCCAAGCCGTATATTTGACAATATACATAGTTTCTAAAG
It encodes the following:
- the LOC133801488 gene encoding probable leucine-rich repeat receptor-like serine/threonine-protein kinase At3g14840, whose amino-acid sequence is MMNMASLQSECVTVLLLLMLFLALTPFKCNAQSSAQTPDDEVEAFKEIAKQLNKYDDGHFDDPCNSTYRNDVLCNCSISANNECHIQRLDFSRQNLDGNLPSSLWKLPYLTAVYLNQNFLSGSIPPEWASTKLERLDISVNNLSGPIPAELGNITTLLILSMESNLFSETIPSEFGKLINLYYLNLNANNLTGQFPLSLTNLSNLSTLRISSNYFTGRMPEFGNWKQLHYVEMEASGFSGPIPPSISTLANLTQLRITDLNGENSSDFPDLSKMTKLSMLTMRSCNLRGNIPQYILNLGRLIVLDLSFNKLEGPLPNFQELPLRYIYLTSNLLSGPIPAWMNIIQGAPMNIDISYNNFSEISEPSTCQDNFNHFQSTSGHENSSTLSKCLAPCSKDYYSLHINCGGKETTIGGIKYEGDEKFVGPANLFHNSANTWGFSNTGHFIVSEYTGTEYIVNNVSELRMKNSELYTTARISPLSLTYFARCLRNGNYTVKLHFAEIVFGNNRSYESVGRRVFDVYVQGKQELPDFNIKEEAKGVDKEFIKVINAVVVSHNTLEIRLQWTGKGTRNVPKLGKYGSLISAISIESDFKPPTNKTKKFIIIGLVSALCLLFIALCILWWKCYFESKESRDEVLRGLDLQTGFFTFKQIKVATNNFDAANKIGEGGFGSVYKGVLLDGTIIAVKQLSSQSKQGNREFINEIGMISALQHPNLVKLFGCCIEGKQLLLVYEYMENNSLANSLFGPEGGQLKLDWNTRQRICIGIARGLAFLHEESTIKIVHRDIKSTNILLDRDLTPKISDFGLAKLNEEENTHISTRVAGTIGYMAPEYALWGYLTDKADVYSFGVLAMEIVAGKSNMRYRPDENFVCLLDWAIFLQQKGDIMELVDPKLESKFKKEEAKRMIKVALLCTNPSPSLRPTMSSVVTMLEGRTTIPELVMDSSILDDPFRFTGLRDKLDQISQQASSKSHSLLAQSSNSSSMCIDSCSA